A genome region from Numida meleagris isolate 19003 breed g44 Domestic line chromosome 14, NumMel1.0, whole genome shotgun sequence includes the following:
- the RASAL1 gene encoding rasGAP-activating-like protein 1 isoform X3 — translation MAKSTSLHCRLVEGKELPAKDVSGSSDPYCVVKVDNEVVARTATVWRSLNPFWGEEFTLRLPRGFRSLTIYVLDEDTIGHDDVIGKVSLSHQQISAQPRGIDSWLSLAPVHPDQEVQGEIHLEVRMPEQGHPRVLRCHLIAARDLAPRDPSGTSDPFVRVSCCGHTRETAVIKKTRFPRWDEVLEFELAEDEPGDSVLSVEVWDWDIVGKNDFLGQVKVPLDASGPTEGWFQLLPFPSSTEEPGGQLGALRLTVRLLEDRVLPQHCYQPLIQLLAEPLHCPGQPAASTALAVLEEVTSGDSRQDVATKLVKVFLAQGLAVPFLDYVITRELARTTDPNTLFRSNSLASKSMEQFLKAVGLPYLHAVLKPVVNRIFEEKKYVELDPCKMELSRGRRISFKGSLSEAQVRESSLELLQGYLGDTVDAIMASVDKCPLLMRMAFKQLRRRVEERFPSPQHEEMRYFAISGFLFLRFFAPAILTPKLFGLREQHAEPRTGRTLLLLAKALQSIGNLGLQPGKEPWMAPLQTVLLPSVTRVRAFLDSLIEVESTQATAGEGTMSVAPFCPSATIKEGFLHMREAEEPSLLPRFAFKKRYFWLSTQALSYSKSPECQERGCIQVGHIRAVERVDEGTFPQPHVMQVVAQDDTGQLRTTYIQCKSAPELWHWLWALRQASSANGAMLPTCHPGTFRGARWTCCLQPNRAAPGCSRTHSAVALDEWSDPLDPAAAAQSLYVHLQHAGTRLREVVAGPQGSVAVESPELELGGGAVRERLRAVLRDLDVAHEAFARGDGASSPPTETETETETDVAT, via the exons ATGGCCAAAAGCACCTCGCTGCACTGCCGGCTGGTGGAGGGAAAGGAGCTGCCTGCCAAGGACGT CTCTGGCTCCAGCGATCCCTACTGCGTGGTCAAGGTGGACAATGAGGTGGTGGCCAG AACGGCCACGGTGTGGAGGAGTCTGAACCCATTTTGGGGTGAGGAGTTCACCCTGCGTCTGCCCCGCGGCTTCCGCAGCCTCACCATCTATGTGCTGGACGAAGACACCATCGG GCATGATGACGTGATCGGCAAAGTGTCACTGAGCCACCAGCAGATCTCAGCACAGCCGCGGG GCATTGACAGCTGGCTCAGCCTGGCGCCCGTGCACCCTGACCAGGAGGTGCAGGGTGAGATCCACCTGGAGGTGAGGATGCCTGAGCAGGGCCACCCGCGGGTGCTGCGCTGCCACCTCATCGCGGCCAG GGACCTGGCCCCCCGGGACCCCTCGGGCACCTCAGACCCCTTCGTCCGGGTGTCGTGCTGCGGGCACACGCGGGAGACTGCC gtGATTAAGAAGACCCGCTTCCCACGCTGGGATGAGGTGCTGGAGTTCGAGCTGGCAGAGGATGAGCCAGGGGACAGCGTGCTGAGCGTGGAGGTGTGGGACTGGGACATCGTGGGCAAGAATGACTTCCTGGGACAG GTCAAGGTCCCCCTGGATGCATCAGGTCCCACAGAGGGCTGGTTCCAGCTcctgcccttccccagcagcaccgaGGAGCCAGG GGGACAGCTGGGCGCCCTGCGGCTGACGGTGAGACTGCTGGAGGACAGGgtcctgccccagcactgctacCAGCCCCTCATCCAGCTCCTGGCCGAGCCTCTCCACTGCCCAGGTCAG cccgcAGCCAGCACGGCACTGGCTGTCCTGGAGGAGGTGACCTCAGGGGACAGCCGGCAGGATGTGGCCACCAAGCTGGTGAAGGTCTTCCTGGCACAGGGGCTGGCCGTGCCCTTCCTGGACTATGTCATCACCCGTGAGCTGGCCAGAACCA CGGACCCCAATACCCTTTTCCGCTCCAACTCTTTGGCCTCCAAGTCCATGGAGCAGTTCTTGAAG gcagtggggctgcccTACCTGCACGCGGTCCTGAAGCCGGTGGTGAACCGCATCTTCGAGGAGAAGAAGTACGTGGAGCTGGACCCCTGCAAGATGGAACTGAGCCGTGGCAG GAGGATCTCCTTCAAGGGGTCCCTGTCAGAAGCCCAGGTGCGAGAGAGCAGCCTGGAACTGCTGCAGGGCTACTTGGGGGACACGGTGGATGCCATCATGGCCTCGGTGGACAAGTGTCCCCTCCTGATGAGGATGGCCTTCAAGCAGCTCCGCAGGCGGGTGGAGGAGCGCTTCCCCTCACCACAGCATGAG GAGATGCGGTACTTTGCCATCAGTGGGTTCCTCTTCCTCCGCTTCTTCGCCCCCGCCATCCTCACCCCAAAGCTCTTCGGTCTGCGGGAGCAGCATGCCGAGCCCCGCACTGGGCGCACACTCTTGCTGCTCGCCAAG GCGCTGCAGAGCATCGGCAACCTGGGGCTGCAGCCGGGCAAGGAGCCCTGGATGGCCCCACTGCAAACCGTCCTGCTGCCCAGCGTCACCCGCGTCAGAGCCTTCCTGGACAGCCTCATCGAGGTGGAGAGCACCCAGG CCACAGCGGGTGAGGGGACAATGTCGGTGGCACCTTTCTGTCCCTCGGCCACCATCAAGGAGGGCTTCCTGCACATGCGGGAGGCTGAGgagccctccctgctgccccgCTTCGCCTTCAAGAAGCGGTACTTCTGGCTCAGCACCCAGGCTCTGTCCTACTCCAAGTCCCCCGAGTGCCAG gAGCGCGGCTGCATCCAGGTGGGGCACATACGGGCGGTGGAGCGCGTGGATGAGGGCACGTTCCCGCAGCCCCACGTCATGCAGGTGGTGGCACAGGATGACACCGGGCAGCTGCGCACCACCTACATCCAGTGCAAG AGCGCACCGGAGCTGTGGCACTGGCTGTGGGCGCTGCGTCAGGCCAGCAGTGCCAACGGGGCCATGCTGCCCACCTGTCATCCTGGCACGTTCCGCGGTGCCCGCTGgacctgctgcctgcagcccaacCGTGCTG CTCCCGGCTGCAGCCGGACCCACAGCGCGGTGGCACTGGACGAGTGGAGTGACCCCCTGGACCCCGCGGCGGCAGCACAGAGCCTCTACGTGCACCTCCAGCATGCGGGGACACGGCTTCG ggaggtggtggcaggGCCCCAGGGCAGCGTGGCAGTGgagagcccagagctggagctgggag GCGGAGCCGTCCGGGAGCGGCTGCGGGCGGTGCTGCGGGACCTGGACGTGGCCCACGAAGCCTTCGCCCGTGGAGACGGCGCCTCGAGCCCTCCCACGGAAACGGAGACGGAGACGGAGACGGATGTGGCCACGTGA
- the WSB2 gene encoding WD repeat and SOCS box-containing protein 2 (The sequence of the model RefSeq protein was modified relative to this genomic sequence to represent the inferred CDS: added 16 bases not found in genome assembly), translating into MKPSAEEPVLLAELKPGRPQQYDWKSSCETWSVAFSPDGAWFAWSQGHCLVKLIPWPLQEAELCRASERKSHKAEAKRSRAGAKEKTLECGQIVWGLAFSAWPVARHPDGAAGLCCQVLATGLNDGQIKVWEVQTGHLLFSLLGHQDVVRDLSFAPNGSLILVSASRDRTLRVWDLSRDGRQVQVLTGHVQWVYCCSISPDCSMLCSAAGEKSALLWSMRSYTLIRKLEGHQSSVVSCDFSPDSALLVTASYDTCVIMWDPYTGEQLRTLRHVPLHSALEYSSDVHTSSLRSVCFSPEGLYLATVADDRLLRIWALELRSPVAFAPMTNGLCCMYFPHGGFIATGTRDGHVQFWTAPRVLSSLKHLCRKALRTFLTTYQVLALPIPRKLKEFLTYRTF; encoded by the exons AGGAGCCCGTGCTGCTGGCGGAGCTGAAGCCGGGCCGGCCCCAGCAGTACGACTGGAAGTCAAGCTGCGAGACGTGGAGCGTGGCCTTCTCACCGGATGGCGCCTGGTTCGCCTGGTCGCAGGGCCACTGCCTGGTCAAGCTGATCCCGTGGCCgctgcaggaggctgagct CTGTAGGGCCTCGGAGCGCAAGAGCCACAAAGCAGAGGCGAAGCGGAGCCGGGCGGGAGCCAAGGAGAAGACGCTGGAGTGTGGCCAGATTGTCTGGGGCCTGGCCTTCAGTGCCTGGCCGGTGGCACGGCACCCTGatggggcagcagggctgtgctgccaggtgCTGGCCACCGGCCTCAACGACGGGCAGATCAAGGTGTGGGAGGTGCAGACAG GACATCTACTCTTCAGCCTTCTGGGGCACCAGGATGTCGTCAGGGACCTGAGCTTTGCACCCAATGGAAGCCTCATCCTGGTGTCGGCATCGCGGGACAGGACCCTGCGTGTCTGGGACCTCAGCAGGGATG GGCGGCAGGTGCAGGTGCTGACGGGCCACGTGCAGTGGGTCTATTGCTGCTCCATCTCCCCTGACTGCAGCatgctctgctcagctgctggagagaagtCG GCTCTGCTGTGGAGTATGCGGTCCTACACCCTCATCCGCAAGCTGGAGGGGCACCAGAGCAGCGTGGTGTCGTGTGACTTCTCGCCAGACTCAGCGCTCCTCGTCACCGCCTCCTATGACACCTGTGTTATCATGTGGGACCCCTAcactggggagcagctgaggactCTGCG CCACGTCCCCTTGCACTCAGCTCTGGAATATAGCAGCGATGTCCACACCAGCTCCCTGCGGTCGGTCTGCTTCTCCCCAGAGGGCCTGTACCTGGCCACGGTGGCGGATGACAG GCTCCTGAGGATCTGGGCGCTGGAGCTGCGATCTCCAGTGGCATTTGCTCCCATGACAAATGGTTTATGCTGCATGTACTTCCCTCACGGCGGCTTCATTGCCACAGG GACCAGAGATGGCCACGTCCAATTCTGGACCGCTCCCAGAGTCCTCTCATCACTAAAGCACTTGTGCCGCAAAGCCCTGCGCACCTTCCTGACGACGTACCAGGTCCTCGCGCTCCCCATTCCCAGGAAGCTGAAGGAGTTCCTCACCTACCGGACCTTCTGA